Proteins co-encoded in one Zerene cesonia ecotype Mississippi chromosome 3, Zerene_cesonia_1.1, whole genome shotgun sequence genomic window:
- the LOC119839440 gene encoding zinc finger protein 26 has protein sequence MDQRVQCPVCTLYLHSGMSLESHLDTHPKDQVIKALCSLSAKNVGSRTPTPSTSERSFRSRTPATDDSVRWSSSRRSAESGYWRRTPSRNKSSSSSNISRNVTPDIRIGGINFDNNGVSSCGEFSECAVKSTKSAPVYSNNMEPPQPDFNPQFPFYPDSQDDPEIKYSRSSDYNIVDNSNPLFAYNLPVMGPTMKIPPTMLTPHTKRANNIVKLLPKQNNMLVKNLGGLRYITPNVKPYPVMMSAAPSFMQKNVQTNMMMSGNIPVPDMLDPKAGGSLSNQLNQMSADSLSSGTTVVTQNSQIIYREMVHNMDGKPYITNMPHMLSTQENMAQSSSMYQNVMVVDQFGNTSCMYNTPPPLIPKPCNPPIFSNNLAHLPNAIDKSIPNIVNDVNKTLIIEVSPMLSTNEVEIPKTSADTLSLPSESNSQKAVEIETSDLKTSTPGSCKGLKILSNIKVEVPVQHHKNMINTVMDLTGPGDSGYIQRPSSPEKILPDLDEKHSNITDDCNQPSNSSGENVVPHSFSVIKNVGNPQTSKDFSVKQNAVKIDIEFSDSCPVPDLICNEKPSISPCSELLDHGENSMDRCSPITKSEPSPKSEHCSKDEPETDYNVPAKRKASINIDSFSPKTESISKQEHTMKNGIQSPKPQPSAVPSELVFLKFLPCGALIFFLVLPCVLQMYPEVTPAEPYDLIARESWVSDGSDIDTSEKRDNLEEDALFTKTRLHTCSQCGLKFPTLKELRSHCNASYSHSRVVTSRAIKKEEKPDEGVLAGNLLYDSKESVATTMLQAYDTLAESKPELRALIKREKKKKRNFVCPTCKVDQGNDVDFNNHLKIHPLECHTCGKCFFRRANLALHIKTHLGIKNYKCEICQKRFITRQKLNEHRNVHTGHAPVKCTVCDDTFRRYSNMVQHRDRHHLNKKAKVRDYICQCGAVFHSRAKLHWHRETHDERPKACAYCSDKFVHAASLTRHVRRTHNEYYLSDKLKGKVDNVTCPVCKQVYLRTNLRAHLLTHSGKRPYHCIICNKAFTTKWNLKLHRWTHMSRSAKPYKCNLCKGAFVRHTEYVAHMNAHKSVRPYTCNYCGCQFIRKYNCQRHVREHEMAKKYVCKVPECGKSFHRSYYLSEHMKVHSGVRPFACNICGKTSSNKSNHNKHVKIHHAREPIATEA, from the exons ATGGATCAAAGAGTGCAATGTCCCGTTTGTACTCTGTATCTGCACAGTGGGATGTCTTTGGAGTCTCACTTGGATACACATCCTAAAGATCAAGTGATTAAAGCCCTTTGCAGTTTGTCTGCAAAAAATGTTGGTAGCAGAACACCAACACCTTCGACTTCAGAACGTTCGTTCAGAAGTAGAACACCTGCTACCGATGACAGTGTCAGATGGTCGTCATCTCGCCGTAGTGCAGAAAGTGGTTACTGGAGGAGAACACCTAGTAGAAATAAATCATCCTCATCATCCAATATTTCACGGAATGTTACACCTGATATAAGAATTGGCGGGATAAATTTTGACAATAATGGTGTCAGCAGTTGTGGAGAATTTTCTGAATGTGCAGTGAAATCAACCAAGTCAGCTCCAGTATATTCCAACAATATGGAACCACCTCAACCCGATTTTAACCCACAGTTTCCATTCTATCCTGATAGTCAAGATGATCCGGAGATAAAATATTCACGGAGTTCAGATTATAACATAGTAGACAATAGTAACCCACTTTTTGCATATAACCTCCCTGTTATGGGGCCTACTATGAAAATACCACCAACTATGTTAACACCTCATACGAAAAGAGcgaataatattgttaaattgctCCCAAAGCAAAATAACATGTTAGTAAAAAATTTAGGAGGGCTTCGATACATAACTCCGAATGTTAAACCATATCCTGTAATGATGTCTGCTGCTCCATCTTTTATGCAAAAGAATGTTCAAACCAATATGATGATGTCTGGCAATATACCTGTTCCTGACATGTTAGATCCAAAAGCTGGAGGATCATTGTCTAATCAACTCAATCAAATGTCGGCTGACAGTCTTTCCTCTGGTACAACTGTGGTCACACAAAAttctcaaataatttatagggAGATGGTGCACAATATGGATGGCAAACCATACATCACAAACATGCCTCATATGTTGAGCACACAGGAAAATATGGCACAGAGTAGTTCAATGTATCAGAATGTGATGGTTGTAGATCAATTTGGTAATACTTCATGTATGTATAACACTCCACCACCCCTAATACCTAAGCCTTGTAATCCACCCATTTTCAGTAATAATTTGGCCCATTTACCAAATGCAATAGATAAATCCATACCTAATATAGTAAATGATGTGAATAAAACTTTGATTATTGAAGTAAGCCCAATGTTGTCAACAAATGAAGTAGAAATTCCCAAAACTAGTGCAGATACATTGTCCCTACCTTCAGAGAGTAATTCCCAGAAAGCTGTAGAAATAGAAACATCCGACTTGAAAACATCAACTCCAGGGTCTTGTAAGGGATTAAAAATTCTAAGCAACATTAAAGTTGAAGTACCTGTACAGCATCATAAAAACATGATCAATACAGTCATGGATTTAACAGGACCTGGAGATTCTGGGTACATCCAGCGTCCATCTTCACCAGAAAAGATTTTACCAGATTTAGATGAAAAGCATTCTAACATAACAGACGACTGCAATCAGCCATCAAATTCGAGCGGGGAAAATGTAGTCCCACATAGTTTTTCCGTGATAAAGAATGTTGGCAATCCTCAAACATCTAAAGATTTTTCAGTGAAACAAAACGCTGTAAAAATTGACATAGAATTTTCAGACAGTTGTCCTGTGCCTGATCttatatgtaatgaaaaacCTTCTATTTCACCTTGTAGTGAATTATTAGACCATGGAGAAAATTCCATGGATCGTTGCTCACCAATAACTAAAAGTGAACCATCACCTAAATCAGAGCACTGTTCTAAAGATGAACCAGAAACTGATTATAATGTACCTGCGAAAAGAAAAGCctcaattaatattgattcatTTTCACCTAAAACAGAATCAATATCAAAGCAAGAACATACTATGAAAAATGGTATTCAATCACCTAAACCCCAACCTTCTGCAGTGCCCAG TGAATtggtgtttttaaaatttttaccgTGTGgagcattaattttttttttagttttacccTGTGTATTACAGATGTATCCAGAGGTGACACCAGCTGAACCCTATGATTTAATAGCGCGGGAAAGTTGGGTTTCTGATGGTTCGGACATCGACACATCAGAGAAAAGGGataattt GGAGGAAGACGCGTTATTCACAAAGACACGGCTGCACACCTGCTCGCAGTGTGGCTTGAAGTTCCCCACTCTTAAGGAGTTACGTTCGCACTGCAATGCCTCATACTCACACAGTCGGGTTGTTACCTCCAGAGCGATTAAAAAGGAAGAAAAACCTGATGAAGGCGTACTGGCAG GAAATCTTCTGTACGACTCGAAGGAATCGGTCGCGACGACGATGCTGCAAGCATACGACACGCTCGCAGAGTCGAAGCCGGAGCTGCGAGCTCTTATAAAACGcgagaagaagaagaaaaggAACTTTGTGTGTCCCACGTGCAAGGTGGACCAAGGGAACGATGTAGACTTCAACAATCATCTCAAAATACATCCGTTGGAGTGTCACACGTGCGGCAAATGTTTCTTCAGACGGGCCAACCTGGCGCTGCATATAAAGACACATCTGGGGATAAAGAATTATAA GTGCGAGATATGCCAGAAGCGTTTCATAACCCGGCAGAAGCTGAACGAGCACCGCAACGTGCACACGGGCCACGCGCCCGTCAAGTGCACCGTCTGCGACGACACCTTCCGGCGGTACTCCAACATGGTGCAGCACAg GGACCGGCACCACCTGAACAAGAAGGCGAAGGTGCGCGACTACATCTGCCAGTGCGGCGCCGTGTTCCACTCGCGCGCCAAGCTGCACTGGCACCGCGAGACGCACGACGAGCGGCCCAAGGCGTGCGCGTACTGCAGCGACAAGTTCGTGCACGCGGCGTCGCTCACGCGCCACGTGCGCCGCACACACAACGAGTACTACCTGTCCGACAAGCTCAAGGGCAAGGTGGACAACGTCACGTGCCCCGTATGCAAGCAG GTGTACCTGCGCACAAACCTGCGCGCGCACCTGCTGACGCACAGCGGCAAGCGGCCCTACCACTGCATCATATGCAACAAGGCCTTCACCACCAAGTGGAACCTCAAGCTGCACCGCTGGACGCACATGAGCCGCTCGGCGAAGCCCTACAAGTGCAACCTGTGCAAGGGCGCCTTCGTCAGGCACACCGAGTACGTAGCGCACATGAACGCGCACAAGTCCGTCCGCCCGTACACCTGCAACTACTGCGGCTGCCAGTTCATAAGGAAGTACAATTGCCAGCGGCACGTGCGCGAGCACGAAATGGCCAAGAAGTACGTGTGCAAAGTGCCCGAGTGCGGCAAGTCGTTCCACCGGAGCTACTACCTGTCCGAGCACATGAAGGTGCACAGCGGCGTGCGCCCGTTCGCCTGCAACATTTGCGGGAAGACGTCTAGCAATAAGTCGAACCATAACAAACACGTGAAGATACATCACGCGCGGGAGCCGATCGCCACCGAGGCCTAG